The nucleotide sequence agagagtttaaaatttaaatctttccttttatagctttctagaaagattaataaaagatttgatatcttcctTATTTGAATATtggaaggaagattttaattttgagaaaactttccttttttgtaaccatgttcatgatttaaaaagagagttttaaaattaaatatttccttttataagtttctacaaaagattaagaaaagatttgatatttttccttatttgtagattgaaaggagattttaattttaaagataattttcctttttggaaatcatccacatgtttaaaagaaagattttaatttataaaatttacttttataaccaaccatgaagagataaattattagagaaattttaattttaaaatttccagaaacaaataaggaagttttaattttgtttttaaaactttccttatttagagCATTGGTGTGTGGTCGGCCAtagcatggttaaaaggaaaatttaattaatttttccttaataaccaaaggcaaggaatataaaggaattttaataacaattaaatttccttatttgccaagaccaaggaatataaaagaggtgGTAGAGATGTCTTCACCTTACAACATCTCTTCTATagttcttcctcttttccttggtttgtggccggccctatttcctcctcttctcttcttctttagtggctggatcatctttctcttggagctcttgttgatgaccggttctagctaggagaagaaggaaagaaaggaggctttgctcttgcatcccttagagtttggtggtggtggtcgaacctctacatctcttgaagacttggtggtggccgaaactagcttggagaagaagagcttcggtggttctcatctcagttgATCATTgctcacacaatgtccgagataagaagaggaatacgatagaagatcaagaggtcgttgtatacaaaggaaggtataactagtaattattttccacatcatactagattttcctttgtatgaattccaaacataaaaggcatatgattctagagtttcgaatttgtgattcgagtttgtgttttttttttatttttcgaatttgtgattcgattgttctttttggttaaacctaatgttattttaggaaattaaatatttaatttcgttaagaggttttgtcgaggcagtggtgaatgctctcatactcaagaaggtcatgtgcctcgccatgtttatccTGGGAaccgatttttgaaatagatatttaattgaatttataacataagtggatttggatcaatagtgttaagttccgcttgcgatccaagtctaaaccattaagaatagataagttaaatttggaattaataatgttaatttccgtttgcgattccgaatttaatttctaaagaacacaataggttgttaggaaaggttcgacacttgtataaaatttttgtacagtgaaatcggtacgatcttcctaggaccaaccaacagaggAGACAAGGAGATTAAGCTATTTTAGAATGGCCTTGAAAGCAGACGAAGTTGGGACCCGAGGTTAGGCCAGGGAAGGTGTAGGTGACTGAGGCTGAGCCAACTAGATGATGCCAGAATCTAGGACTGAGATAGAGTCATGGAGAATTTCTGCAGTTGAGGCCAAGCTAGGATACCGAGATCTGAGATTGAGACAAAATCATGGAGCATGCTGGTAGTTGAGGCCTAGCCAGGATATAGAATCATGGAAGATGTTGGCAGCTGAGGCCGAGTTAGGATGTCGGGATCTGAGACTAAGACAGAATCATAAAGGATGTCAATAGCTGAGACCGAGCCATGATGCTAAGATTTGAGATTAAGACAAAATCATGGAGGGTGTCGACAGCTAAGATCGAGCTAGGATATCAGGATATGATACTGAGCTATTAAAGAACCATAGAGGATGTTGACGTTTGAAGCTAAGACAGGATGCAAGATCTGAAATTgagatattaaaaaattatagagAATATCAACAACTGAGATCGAATCCGGACAGATGGATCAATCCGAATTCCCCATAAGATGAGTCTGGCTGCTCATGTTTCTGCTTTGTCTTTAcggtaatttaccaaaaggcgtacttAGGTGTTTGAATTTACTAAAAGAAGCATACTACTTTAGCTTTTACAAAATGACGTACCTTTTTAAGTGGTCTTCCTATTCTACCCTTCTgacaaatttaattgattttctttttcttttctttgtcatttctctctcttctctttcctactATGCATGCAACGTATCttctctttccttcttctttttatcttctctttgtttttttttcaatttttttcttaaacaTGTAATAAGATATcaaacccacgttgggcctgatatctctccatatcaggcccaatgtgggcctaatATGGAGAGATGTCAGGCCTAACAATAggggaaaaaagaaagaaagagtgaTTTAGATTTTTCAACACCTATGGTCCACTACTAGAAATGTCGAAAATAACAATAGAGAGCATATTTAGActccttacaattttagaaatctacaggATCTGAAATGATTGTAATTTGAGGTCTCTAAGtcgattagtgggttttgaccgaaactcactgatgaacctagagagctccgattgcactcatttaagTTCATGTGGATTTCTAACattacaaggagtccaaatatgctcttcattattatttttgacattcctagtggtggaccagaggttttgaaaaacctaaatctgccgttctttttttcctttttcttttttttttgttattaagcctgatatgaagagataccatgcccacattgggcctgatatctcttcatatcaggcccaatgtgggcctgatatctccccatatcaggcctaataacaaaaaaataaaaaaataaagaacgaaagaaagaaagagagatttagatttttttaaaacctctggtctaccactaggaatgctgaaaataataataaagaacaTATTTGGAttccttacaattttagaaatccacaggaactaaaatgggtgcaatcggagctctctaggtctataagtgagtttcggtcaaaactcactgattgaCCTAGAGAGCTTTGATTGCACCTATtttagtttctatgaatttctaatattgaaaggagttaaaatatgctatctattatttatttcaacttctaaaatatgttaaaatataataagaaagaatcaacaaaatAATTTCTATACATTTTAGGTTTtttaaaacctctggtccaccactaggaatgccaaaaataacaatggagagcatatttgaactccttgtaaaattaaaaattcacggaaactgaaatgggtgcaatcggagttctctaggtctaaatctctctttctttctttcttttttttcttttttttttcttttttttttgttattaggcctgatatctcccatatcaagTCCACGTtcggcctgatatggggagatatcaggcctaataacaaaaaaaaaagggaaaaaataattaaataaataaagagagatttagatttttcaaaacctctggtccaccactaggaatgttgaaaataataatgAAGAGCATATTTGGGCTCctttcaattttagaaatccacatgaactgaaatgggtgcaatcagagctctctaggtccatgagtgggtttcggtcaaaatccactgatggacctagagacctccgattgcacccatttcaatttttgtagaattctaatgttgcaaggagttaaaataagctatatattatttattctaacttctaaaagatgttaaaatataataagaaataatCAGCAAAACATTCCCCATACATTTTAGGTTTTTTAAAACCTCTGGTCTACCACTAGGAATGCCGAAAATAATAAtgaagagcatatttggactccttgcaattttagaaatccacaggaactgaaatgggtgcaatagGAGCTTTCTAggttcatcagtgggttttgaccgaaatccactgatggacctagagagctcctattgcacccatttcagttcttgtggatttctaaaattgcaaggagtccaaatatgctctttattattattttcggcattcctagtggtggaccagaggttttgaaaaatctaaaacgtATGGGGAATGTTTTGCTGATTATTTCTTATTATgttttaacatcttttagaagttaaaataaataatagatagcatattttaactccttgcaacattagaattctacagaaactgaaatgagtgcaatcggagctctctaggtccatcagtgagttttgatcgaaactcattgatggacctagagagcttcgattgtactcatttcagttcctgtggatttctaaaattgtaaagagtccaaatatgctcttcaTTATTATTTTCGACATTCATAGTAGCgtaccagaggttttgaaaaacctaaatctctctttctttttttccattttttttgttattatgcctgatatctcccatatctgctccacattgggcctgatatggggagatatcaggcccacattgggcctaatatgaacATATATCAagtccaacgtgggcctgatatctcttcatatcaggcctaataacaaaaaaaagaagaaaaaaatgagaaatttagacctagagagctccgattgcacccatttcagtttctgtggatttctaaatttgcaagaagttcaaatatgctctctattattatttttggcattcatATTGGTGGAccaaaggttttgaaaaacctaaaataTATAGGGAttgttttgctgattctttcttattatattttaacatcttttagaagttgaaataaataatagatagcatattttaactccttgcaatattagaaatccacagaaactaaaatgggtgcaatcggagctctctaggtccatcagtggattttgaccgaaacccactcatggacctagagagctctgattgcactcatttcagttcttgtggatttctaaaattgcaaggagtccaaatgtgctcttcattattattttcaacattcctagtggtggactagaggtttttaaaaacctaaatctctcttttatttatttatttttatttatttttttctttttttgttattaggcctAATATCTCCCATATCAAgctcacgttgggcttgatatggggagatatcaggcccacattggacctgatatgaagagatatcaggcccaatgtgggtctgatatctcttcatatcaagcctaataacaaaaaaaaagaaaaaaaaagaacggcagatttaggtttttcaaaacctctggtctactattaggaatgccaaaaataataatggagagcatatttggactccttgcaattttagaaatccacaggaactgaaatgagtacaatcggagctctctaggtccatcagtgagtttcagtcaaaacccactaatcgaCTTAAAGACCTCAGATTGCAATCATTTCAAATCctgtagatttttaaaattataaggagtctaaatatgttctccattattatttttggcatttctAGTAGTGGACCAGAGGTGttgaaaaatttaaatctctcctttttttattttttcccctgttgttaggcctgatatctctccatatcagacccacattgagcctgatatggagagatatcaggcccaacgtgggtttgATCTCTTATAACATGtttgagaaaaaaattgaaaaaaaaacaaagaaaagataaaaaagaagaaggaaagggaagatACGTTGCATGCATagtaggaaagagaagagagagaaatgacaaagaaaagaaaaaggaaatcaaTTAAATTTGTCAGGAGGATAGAATAGGAAGACCACTGTAAAAAGGTGCGCCATTTGGTAAATACTAAAGTAGTATACTTCTTTTGGTAAATTCAAAAACCTAAgtacgtcttttgataaattgtcGTTGTCTTTATCTTTATCTTGACCTTGAGTGACAAGTTAACATGACTCGTAATCCACGTGGCACGTGGAGGTTTTGTGGGGCGTCAGAAAATCGCCATATCAATCTGAAATGGAGAGCAAGTATAGTACTGTGAGCCTCAAAGTCGGTTGGGCCTCGTAGCCTCGTAGGACAAGTctcattgatcaatatagatatcaaggatagaaggattgagtcatacaagataatagatacGGAAAAAttaggtcagatctcgacattctcatcatTTGAGTAACAATGATGTTTTATTAGATGTTACTCaatgtttatgtatctaaaatatttttagagaCGTTACCGATATTACGAGAACCCATTGGGTGACATACAAAGAACATATTAATTTGGAGATGGGtttatatgatgaatcattggattaagtttaatctaaattagactcactaaGTTAGACTCAATGGGATCCAGCTATTGTTTGAGTCAAATTTGAATTatactcattgaatcaattcagaTTGATGAGAATCAAtaagttagactcattgagtgaCTTGGTGAATTTGAATTCACCAAGAAGAGgaatggtcaattttgaattgattatGCATTGGATGGAGACTAAAAGACATATTGGATTAATGGAGTATTAATATCAATTAAGACAATTGATTGAATGAATACAAAAGGCGTTTTGATTCATTTTCGTGGAAGAGATACTTGTGTTCTTgcttgtcttctccttcttcttcctccttggccgAGACCACTTagttggttgctagcacaaccttaggtggtgtaaaatcgaaaagaatttagatatctccacaatgacatgatattgtctactttgggcctaagcccttatggttttgcccttgggctctccctaaaaggcctcatgccaatggagatatcttttctcttataaacccatgatctttcccatgtgctttcaatatgggactatgtttgcaaccttgcaaccccaacaaccccccccccccccccctcaaacaaaggatcataggcttctcacgtccgatcctcgatccaccaggtcttcctgcccctcaatccacccgacctactaggacttcttgcctggtgtttggtcctcttgatccgaacataggagaccccactttctttgttcgaggtcaatattgtacccacatagcTCAATCAAACAATAGCTCTTGcacacagtcggtggttaaaccttctggcagtccgggctctgataccaattataggatcgaaaagaatttagatatctccacaatgacatgatattgtccactttgggcctaagccctcatggttttgctcttgggctctccccaaaaggcctcatgccaatggagatatcttttctcttataaactcatgatctttcccatgtgctttcaatatgggactgtgtttgcaaccttgcaaccccaacaatctccccccccctcaaacaaaggaccataggcttctcacatccgatcctcgacccaccaggtcttcctgcccctcagtccacccgacctactaggactttttgcctggtgtttggtcctcttgatccgaacataggagccctcactttctttgttcgaggtcaatattgtacccacatggctcgaTCAGACCATAGCTTTTgcgcacagtcggtggttaaatcttctggcagtccgggctctaataccaattgtaggatcgaaaagaatttagatatctccacaatgacatgatattctccactttgggcctaagccctcatggttttgctcttgggctctccccaaaaggcctcatgccaatggagatatcttttctcttataaacccatgatctttcccatgtgcttTCAATATGagattatgtttgcaaccttacaaccccaacaggtggttcttcttctccaagtttgTGAGTGTATGAGGCAGATGGAAcatattcgtgtggataccgaaaaAGGTGTGAACACTTGATCGTGTTGAGATCCACCGAAGACAAAGTTACTGTCGGGAGTTTATGTTTACGCAACAAAAGTAGAACTCTCAATTCaattagtatatggtttccttctcatggatcttctggaaaggatctTGATAATATTCCACTACGCTTGTGTTGCTTTGCACTCAAGATCCTAACATAGATATAGGGGCTCTCCCACCACTGACTTGGACAGAATGGGTAGGTTAGTCAAATAAGCCTTCAGTTCTGTGAAAGTTTGTTCACATTTCTCGTCCCATGTGAATCAGATGGCCTTGCACAACACCTTGAAAATGGAAGACTCTTCATGGCTTATTGGGAAATAAACCGCGACAATGACGTGATTCGCCCAACTAGTCATTGTACTTCCTTGGTGTTCCTCGGGGAGGTCATGTTCTGCAAGGCTTGAACTTTTTTCAAGTTGGTCTTTATCGCTCGCTCAGTGACTATGTAGGTTAAGAAAAGCTTGCTTCTAACGCCGAATAAACACTTGGCAGGGTTCAACTTGAGTTTATACCTTCGCAAGGTGTTACATGTCCCTTTCATGTCATTGATCAAGTTCTTCACTCAGGCTGACTTGATTAGGTTCTCGTCAACATAGACTTCGACGTTATAGCTAATTTGGTGCTTGAAGACTCAGTCCATAAGTtgttgataaatgactcctaCATTGTTTAATCCAAATGACATAACAATATAATAGAAGGTTTAGTTAGAGGTGATGAAACTAACATTTTCTTAATCTTCCACAACTAAAGGGATCTGATGATACACTTAATATGTTTCTAACATGCAAATGAGCTCacatcttgaagttgagtttaTTAGTTGGTCGATCTAGGAGAGGGGATAGCAATCTTTAGGACAGGACTTATTGAGGTCATGGAAATCAAAGCAGACCATCATTTATCTCTTTGTTTGGGTACAAGGATCACATTTGCTAGCCAAGAGGGAAGCTGGACCTCTCGGATGTGCTTTGCTTCTAGGAGATTGGTGATCTCTGTACAGATCACTTTGCCTTGCTCTAGTGATAAGGGTCGCTTCTTCTATTAAACCAGCCTAGACTCAAGAAGGATATTGAGTTGATGCTCTATCATAGTGGGTGCTACTCCCATGACTTCACGTGGCAACCAAGCGAAGATGTCCTTATTTCAAGAAAGACAGACGATTAGTTTCTCTTTAAGTTGAAGTACCAAATCAGCCACCACCTGAATAACAGGTCAGGTTGGCTAGGTACAATTTGAACTTCCTCTTTTTCATGGATTAGTTGAGGAATGGATGTGCTTTGTAAGGAGCTGACCTCTCATCCTTTTGCCTTTCATGACTTCTTGTAGCTTCTTTCCTCAATGAAGTCGCGACTGTCAGCGATTCTTTTAGTGTTAACTATCGCATCGTCTTAATTCAGAGTTCCCACAAATTGTGTCAATTTGTTCTGACTAAACAAGTCTGAAACACACTCCAAAAGATGGTTAGACTGGTGGTGGGATGGATCTCAAGTTCACTTCAACGTTCAAGTTAGAGTTTGCTTGAGGTGATACGTGAGAAAAAGGAGAGAAGCTGGTCCAGAGTTTTGAAAGATGGAATCCCCTTGTCATTACCTTTGTGAGTCTCTATATAGTTGTCAGGAGGGCACCTCCTCTTTGCATATTTCCTTGTCGTTGATCTCATATGAGTCGATGAGGGAACTAGATCTGATCGTTGTTAGCTGCCCTTCCTTTCACGAAATGACATGTATTCGTAAGAGAGCATCTAGGAGACTGATTTTGACAATCTAGCAACTATCTTTCCATTCAACCAGTGCTACACACCTTGGAATATCGCTATGGAATATCACTGAGAAATGACCCTAATGATATGGGGGTTGCATTGCTCTTCACATTCTTTAAGCAAACTACATGTGGATGTACAATGTAGACTAGATCTGAAGATGAGGAGACAAGGAGATTAAGCTATTTTAGAATGGCTTTGAAAGCAAACGAAGTTGGGACTCGAGGTTAGGCCAGGGAAGGTGTAGGCGACTAAGGCTGAGCCAACTAAATGATGTCAGAATCTAGGACTGAGATAGAGTCATGGAAAATTTCGACAGCTAGGTCAAGCTAGGATACCGGGATCTGAGATTGAAACAGAATCATGGAGCATGCTGGTAGTTGAGGTCTAGCCAGGATATAGAATCATGGAAGATGTCGGCAGCTGAGGTCGAGTTAGGATGTTAGGATCTGATATTGAAACAAAATCAGAATGGATGTCAATAGTTGAGACCGAACCATGATGTGGAGATTAAGATAAAATTATGAAAGATGTCGACAGTTAAGATCGAACTAGGATATCAAGATAGGATACTGTGATGTTAAAGAACCATAGAGGATGTTGATGTTTGAAGTTGAGCCAGGATGCACGATCTGAAATTgagatattaaaaaattataaagaatATCAACAGAGATCGAGTCAGCATACTATTCTAAGATGGGCACATGGTTCAGATGGATCAGATCCGAATTCCCCATGAGATGAGTCTGGCTGCTCATGTTTCTGCTTTATCTTTATCTTTATCTTGACCTTGAGTGACAAGTTAACATGACTCGTAATCCACGTGGCATGTGGAGGTTTTGTGGGGCGTCAGAAAACCGCCATATCAATCTGAAATGGAGAGCAAGTCTAGTACTGTGAGCCTCAAAGTCTGTTGGGCCTCGTAGCCTCGTAGGACAAGTCTTGAGGTATTTGGCAACAGATCGCAAGAACTATATATCTCGAGTTCTGATGAACTGCGTGCACGCCAAGCAGTTCGTTCGATCATGACCACTGTCGGGTCAAATGGGTTATATGTCTCAGTCTTCTCTCTTTAATAGTCGACTCATGCCCACGCCGAACCTAATCCACACGTTAAAGTTCCTCGATCAGAAGAGTCCACAGCATTTGCCCCATCGATAATTGACACGATACTTTGCtccaaaacaaaattaaaaaaaaaaaaaaaaaaaaaagaatactcGGACAAACGTCAGTGGGTCGACTTTCTAAACTCAAATTGTGCAGCCGAATTGACTGACTTGTGAGTCAGGTCTTTAAAACGATGAATATAAGTGGAAGGATCTCACTATTCAGTTGGAATAAAGTAATATTTAATAGTAGCTCGTGATCGAGACGTATTTTAATTGCGCAATTTAGTTGGCAAGAATAATCCAGCGGAGCAGAGAACAGAGGAGTAGGATCGATCTCGACGGCCGCCATGTCCAATCGCGATAGCTCCGGCGGTGGGTGGTTCGTCTACGACGAGAGCAGCGACAGCTACGATCTCAACACGCGGATCCTCGCCGCCGCCGTCATCTTCCTCGCGGTCGTCGTCCTCCTAGTGATCGTCCTCCACCTCTACGTCCGCCATGTGTTCTTCCGCCGCCGCCGCAATAACCTCGAGGCCtcggcggcctccggccgccGCTTCCTCCGCTTCTACGTCACCGACCCCGCGCACGACGACCACGTCGCTCCCGGGCTCGATCCCTCCGCCATCGCCGCGCTCCTGGCGCGCCCTTACCGGTCGACGGCGGGCGGCGACGGCGAGTGCGCCATTTGCTTGAGCACGGTGGAGGACGAGGAGATGGTGCGGGTGCTCCCGGGCTGCGGCCACCTGTTCCACGTTGGGTGCATCGACATGTGGCTGGGCTCGCACTGCACTTGCCCGGTGTGCCGGGTATCGGTGGAGCCCCCGTCGGCGACTGCCGCGGCGGAGGACGGCTGCGAAGCGACTACTCCGGCGTCTCAGGAGGAAGCGACGTTGGCAGCGAAAGAATCAGAGTCGGCGTCGTCGTTCACGAGAATTCTCAGCTGGGAGAGGTCAACGGCGAGGAGGCCGCAAGGGCAAGGCATAGAAGACTTGGAGAGACAGTAAAAAGAAAGCTACTCATATAAATCAGGATTTTCACTGATCACAATTATATACGTATATATTTTTTCACCCTATTAAGAAATCGTACAATCATTTGTTTTGACagatatataattttctttcGTCTATTCGCCGGAATCCCTTGCATACATAATTCTTAACGATGTATTTTCCAGACCTCGCCGGCGATTCAACTTGCCTGACATAAAAAGAGAGGCCGTGGCCGTGTTTCAACTATCAACTACCTGATAATGAGAGTTTGGTGGGAATTAGCAGACGAAGCACGCCAGTACCTTTACTTTTTTAGGTTCACGTGGTTTGAATAATATAATTCAATTGATTTCCCCAAACTTCCTCAATTCTTTTCGCCTTCAATTATCTTTATATTAAATGCGAACTAAACGATATGTTCAAATTATATTTGGGGCCCAACTCCTATCGTTCAAAGACATGTTGGGAGGATTAGTTTATACATTTGCAGCTGAAttcagttagtttctttgttCACGAAGTACTGAAAACTCGAACAGAACTCTGAGTCTGAGTCAATCAGATCAGAGAACTTGCATTTGGACTAGTCTTGTCACATTATGTAAGGGCGGAGTCAGGTATTGCCCAACCCGGGCTTTAGCCGTTGTTGAGAAAGAGGAGAGAGGAAAaatggaagaggaggaagaaaaaaagtTAATCAGATAGATTGTCAGTCCAGAGTTTGTATTTTCGATCAGTCCGGGATAAATCATGTAGATCAGACCTTCTGGATCCACCATGGCATTTATGCCTGATCTTTGTTTGCCCTCTTTAATGTTTTATTTGTCCGGACTAATTAATTAATCCACTGGTTGTTCACTAACTACGATCTCCTGCTCGACAATAATTCTTTTGGCATGTATTCTGCGCGCGCCTCTTGCTTTTATATCTGATGTGGATTGTATTAGAAGCCTGTATCAAGAAGGTGGTTAAATTGAGGAGGAGGTTAAAGTTAAGATAGAGCAATGGGATCATCCTCACTTGCCTATTCAAAATGGGTGGTTCCACCATTTGGCTCAGTTGTCTCGAGACGCAGGTCATCTCAAGATTCCCGAGATCtagacaataataataataataataataataataataataaaagttctttaagatatttttaaatttttttgttcaaATTTTTTGTATTTAAATTTAGGATTAAGAATGAtaggtttaaaattttttgatttatttttttttaaaaataaaatattatttttatataaaatttagttttctcgctaatatttagataaatttttttaaaattgttaaattatttaatctttttttgagacattgttgaacgtaaataaaactttattaattttaattttaattttttttttctgatgaaGCATTTTACTTTACGTTgtctagataaaaaaaaatctctattcATGTTATTatcgagaagaaaaagaaaaagtaagaaAGAAATATCATCAACGAGAGAGGAGAAAAGCTTTCTCTGAGAGTATTACCGGCGAGAGAGCATAAACTTACAGAATTACTggtgagaaaagaaaaaagatatcGACGAGAGCATAAACGTACAAAATTAATGATCAGTAAAGAAATAGGCATGAAGCATTGGTGAGagaataattaagattttttagAGATATTGAGAA is from Zingiber officinale cultivar Zhangliang chromosome 7B, Zo_v1.1, whole genome shotgun sequence and encodes:
- the LOC122003586 gene encoding RING-H2 finger protein ATL2-like — protein: MSNRDSSGGGWFVYDESSDSYDLNTRILAAAVIFLAVVVLLVIVLHLYVRHVFFRRRRNNLEASAASGRRFLRFYVTDPAHDDHVAPGLDPSAIAALLARPYRSTAGGDGECAICLSTVEDEEMVRVLPGCGHLFHVGCIDMWLGSHCTCPVCRVSVEPPSATAAAEDGCEATTPASQEEATLAAKESESASSFTRILSWERSTARRPQGQGIEDLERQ